The genomic DNA CGGGCAGAGAGCCCGAGCCGAGCGCCCGCCGATCTCCGGGAAGCGCTCGTAGGCCCGTTTAAGCGCGTCTAGGTGCGCAGGGTTGTCCAGGTCGAGCGGCGCATCGGGTTGCACGCACCCGCCTTCCCGGGCCGCTGGGAACAGTGAGGCGCGCACCTGGAGCGCGCCGGGGGGGGCCCAGTGGCGCGGCGGCTCGCGATGGGGACGGGAGCGGCACACGGCAGCCTCGGCCCCTTGAGTTGAGGTTGGCACGGCTCGCGCTGGCCGCACTCAGGGCCCCTTCGCTTTCCCCTCGGGGAAGGTGACGTTCTCAAGGGTGACGGTGCGCGGCCCGCCTGCCTCCCAGAGCTTGAGCTTACAGGGGCAGCCGAGCTGCACGGGCTTCCCCTCGATGCCCACCACGACGGCACCGGCCCCATTCGCGGGAATGGGCGCCTCTTGCCACTGGGCAAGCTCCACCTGCTCACCCGTCGAGTCCACCAGTGCCGCCCCCACCAGCGTCCAGGGCTCAGCGCCGGGGTTAAGTAGGCCCAACCGTACAGCTACGCTTGCCGGGCGGCTCTCGCCCGTGGGCGTGTAGCTGTAGCTCCAGGCCCCCTTCAGTATGAGCGCGTTGGCTGGCGGCACCGTCAGTAAGCCAAGCTTGTCGGACCCCACGACCCCGGCCCCCTCCAGCCATGCCACCCCCATGAGCCCGCCCGGCTCCTGACGCTCGGCCAGAAGCCGCGCCTTGTCCTCCTGGCACTGGCGCGCTTCGGCCTGTGCTTCGTCACGCTCTTTCCCGCACACGTCGGGCGGGCGCGGCTGCCGGAACACGTACACCCGGCGCGTCCCCTTTGCCGCATGGCCCACGAGCCAAAAGCTCGCGCTCGCCGGTGCCGCGCCATCCGCGAAGCGCACCGTCACCTTGACGCGCTCCCCTGGCAGATAATCCCCCTTGGGAGTGGCGTAGAGACTCAGCCCGTCTTGCCCGAGTGCCCAATCCGCGAGGCGGCCCCCTGGCTGAAACTCCACTGTCCCCACAGCGACGCGGGAGTCAAAGACGAAGGTCGTCGTCTCGTCTGCGCTCGCGCACACTTCCGGCGCTCCCTCCGGGGAGCCTGCGGCCAAGTCAAAACGCGCCGTCGCTGCGCAGCGGGGGACGGGGTGCGGTTCTGCGGCTTGCGCAGCGCCAGCGAGCAGAGCGGCCAGCAGGACGGCACCGGGAGAGGGGGGCAGCACGGAAACTCAACCTCCAAAGGGCACGGCAAGGATTAGGGCTGCCCGACAGGCTCAATGAGGAAAACGCGCGTAGGTGTCTTGGCGTTGCCGGGCGTGCTTCCGGGAGTGAGGCACACGCCGAAGCCGGGGGGGCATTCAAAACGCTTGCCGTGCTCGTCCATGTAGAGCGTGTTGCCATCCAGGCCAGCAACCAAACACACAGGAAGAGTCCCAACGCCTGGAATCTTCGCCTCGGTGAAGGTGCCGAAAAGGCGGTTGTCTCCGAGCTTCCACTGTCCAAGTAGCAGGCTCCCGGCAGGTAGATTGCCCACGAAACCGTAGATGCCGGTTTGGAGGGTAGCGGGGCCATCCTTCACCCTGGCCGCCTCTCCGGCCTCTCCCTTGTACCCTTTGACCGTGGCGGTCTCGTCGCGGCCAGTGACGTTGAACCGCTCGTGGGTTTTCCGCCAATCCTGGGGGCAGGTAATCGCGGGGGGCTCGTTGCGCACCTGGGAAGCGGGCGCGGTGCATCCCCCGTCGAGCAGCGCACAGACCGCCACGGCTGCGGGTTTCACCGGCAAGCGGAACCCTGCGCCTTGCGTCTGCGTTTTCGGCGTTTCGTTCTTGGGCGTGTGAGCGGACGTGCGAAGCATGGCGTTAGCGGTAGACGCGGGAAGTTGAGCCCCAACGGGTGCCGCGTCTCCTCCGGGGAGAGATTCCAGCGCCTTTGCATCGGACGCCACTTCACGACCGCGCACGCCTGCATCGGTTGCGCTGGTGGCGGGGGACGTGGACGGTAGCGGCAGCTCGGGCCGGGCCTCGCTGGTGCGGTTTGAAGAGCCAGGTCCCCCCAGGTTCGCGCCCACGGACAGGACAACGACGGACACCAGCAGCACGGCCCCAGCGAGCCCCAGGCGCCACGCGGCGCGGCGGGGCTGGGGAGCGGCGGCGGCGGGCTCGAGTTCGCGAGCTGGCGGCACCGGGGCGCTCGGAACGGGCACCTCGCGCTCTGCCGGGGGCGGAGCTGCGCCCGGTGCGTCAACCCTGGGGATCTCGTCCGGGTGTGCGGCTGCGGCTGCGGCCGGGGGCGGGGGGCCTGCCATCTGCTCGGGCAGCAAGAACACCCGGTCCCTTTTCGGCAGGGGCCGCCCGCGCCGGGGGCGTTGCTTCCTCAGCCTTAGAAACGCGCGCCGCTGCTCGCTCGCCTCCTGCCGTTCCGGATCGCCGACCGTGGTTGTGAGCTGCGGATCGTCCGGGTCCCCGAGCGGCGGATCCCAGGTGGCGTCGTTCTCAGCGTTGGACAGGGACTCATTCAAAGCCGAGCACAACGTCGCAACCAGCGGGAAACGATCCTCCGGTCGCTCAGCAAGCATCCTCATGCACAGCAGCGAGGCTGCCAGCGGCACGCGCGGATTGACGACGTGGGGTGCATACGGCCTATGCGTCAAAATGCGCTCGCGCAGTCCATCCAGCCCACCCGGATCCGTGGCCTCGCCAAAGGGCAGCTCATCCGTCAGCAGCCAGTAATAGGCGACGCCCAACGCCCACATCTCGTCGGCCGTGCTGTACTCGTATTGACCCGCGCCGTCAGGGTTGGCTCGTTTGAAGCGGATCTGCTCGGGGGATCGGAATTCCTCTGTCCCCGGTGGGAGCTGCGAGCCGGTGACAGTCGGGGCGCTGACAAGCGAACCAATCCCGAAATCAATCAGGATGGGGCGCTCGCTTCCTTCCCGAATGAGAATGTTCTCAGGCTTCACGTCACGGTGAAACACGCCCGCCGCGTGTACCTCCCCGAGCGTTACCGCCACTTCCAAAACGATGCGCGTCGCCTTCCGCGCCGATGGGTTTTGGCTGTAGGCAAACGCAAAGAGCGTGTCGCCCGGCACGAATTCCATCACGATATAGGGATGGCCGATAACCGGGTCGGGCCAGAAGTCCGAGCCCACGTAGCGGACGACGCCGGGGTTCTCCAGGTGAATGAGAATGCCGATCTCACGCTTGCCCCTGCCGTCCAGCGTGGAAACCAAGAGAAGCTTCAACGCAAAGAAGCTACCCCCGCGCTCGACCTTGTAGACGATCCCGAGGCCCCCCGCGCCCAAGAACCCCACGATCTTGTAGTCCCCGATCATGTCGCCGATGTTCGGGTGCCTGAGTGTCAGTCCCACGCTCTACCTCACCTCCTAGATGGGGGAGCGTAGCATAACCGCAGGGATGCGGCTCAGACAGCGGGACCGGGGCGGCAGGTGGGCCCCTCCAAGGTCGACGCCGCTCCATACCCGCCGCCCACCCACCGCCCCAGTCCCTAATCCGAGACGGGCCTATTTCTCGCGCATCGGGGCAGCGTCCAGCACGCGCAGCAGACCGACCCCAACCGCGACCTTGGACTCCGGCCACGTCCGCATGAGCCCGACAGCCTTCCGAGTCTCCGGTGACAGATCCTTGTCAGTGGTAGGCACCTCTCGCGCGCTCATATCCAGGAGCACAGCCGGGGAAACACCCAACGCGACCGCGAGCCTTCGCAGCGCCGGAACGCTAGGCATCATCCCGCCGCGCTCAATGCGCCCATACACGGCCGGGCTCATCTTTGCCGCATCAGCCACTTGGGCCTGAGTGAGCCCGAGCCCCTCGCGTGCCGTTCGGGCTGCCTCGCCGAGTCTCTTTTGTAGAAGGTCATCTTCCATGCGGTGTCCCTCTCAGGTGGCGACGTCCTGTGCCTTATCACGCTGTAGGAGGCTGCTCCCGTCTTTTCTTGAGCCTGACAAACCCTGCCGCCGTCCCTTTGAGGATGTCGAGCTGCTCGTCATCCATCGTTCGCATCAACCGCAGCAACCGCCTAACCTCTGGGCTCATTTCTTCATCGGTTGCCGGGGCAACCCGTAAGCCTTCCGGATGCGCGTCAGCGGCAAGCCCCATCAAATAGTCAGCGGAAACCCCCAGAGCGGTACGGAGCTTGATGAGCGTTGGAGCGCTCGGAAGCATGGCACCACGTTCCAGCTTTCCATACACCTCCCCGCTAAGATTGACACGCTCAGCCACATCCGCCTGTGTCAGTTTCAACTTTAGACGAGCTTCCCGCGCCGCCTTCCCGATCTGAATGCTTAACTCAGTCCTCGCCCGCTCCCTCTCGGCCTCGGTGGTTTTACCTGGCTTCCGCTTCATTGGCGCTAGTCTCCCTGCTCGTCCGGCGACAGCGCCGTTCGCTCGATGGGGTTTGCCGTCAGCCGCTTGACCCTCGCGGCAGCCTCGAAAATCGCCTTCAGCTCTGCCGCGATCTCTTCGGCGAGAACCGGCGGCTCTACGGTCCCCAGGTAGACGAGCAGCTCTTCGCGCATCTCGGCGGCAGTACAACGCTCGCGGGGATCCGGCTGAAGCGCACGCCGGACAATGGACCGCAAAGGACCGGGCGCGAACGCAAGCCGACGTTCCGCTTCGGAAGGGGCAAAGCGCAGCAGCCGGTAAGCCAACACGTCCAGGCTTAGCTGTGCGGTCCGCTCGGCACGCACAGGGAATGAGAACCCGACCGGGGCACCCTCCACAGGGGCATCAGTCGGGTCGAGCGGGTATTCGGCCAGCAGCATTTCCAGCAGCACGAGCCCGAGCGAGAACACGTCCGCTCTGCCGTCAATCGCTCCCCCGATAAGCGGGTCGGGTCGGCCCCCGGTGGACTCCATCGCAGCTCGCAGAACCTCGGGCGCACAGTAGGCCGGGTCGCCACGCAGCAGGCCGGGCGGGGTCTTCAAACGGTCGCGCAGCTCCGAGTACGCAGCACCGAAATTCACGAGCTTGACGCGCCCATCAAACCCGAGACGGATTCGCATGGGACCCACTGCGCGATGGACGATGTGCATCGGCTGGCCTTCGCTGCTAATGCGCCCGTGAGCGTAAGCAAGCGCACCCGCTACTTCCGCCGCGACGTATGCCGCAAATGCGGACGACAAACGGCGCTCCACCAGCAACGCGAAATCCATCGCGGTGAGGAGATAGCAACCGCGCAAATGCTCCATGACCACATAGGAGGTGTCGCCATGGAAAGCGAAGCCGTAAACCTTGGCGATGCCCGGGTGCTCCAGGTGCGACGCGATCTGCACCTCTTCCCAAACCCGCTCGCTCCTCTCACGGTCTGAGGGCACCTGCACAGGCTTGAGAATGACCCTTGAGCGACGGCCCCCGCTTTCGCTGATGGGTTTCCTCCAAGCAAGAAGAAGCGTGTCGTAGTCCCGGTTTTGAACCTGGGTGTCGTAAACCTCGTATTTGAAGCCCTCGAATTCGAAGATAAGACGCGGGCCGGAGCTGT from Melittangium boletus DSM 14713 includes the following:
- a CDS encoding DUF2381 family protein: MLPPSPGAVLLAALLAGAAQAAEPHPVPRCAATARFDLAAGSPEGAPEVCASADETTTFVFDSRVAVGTVEFQPGGRLADWALGQDGLSLYATPKGDYLPGERVKVTVRFADGAAPASASFWLVGHAAKGTRRVYVFRQPRPPDVCGKERDEAQAEARQCQEDKARLLAERQEPGGLMGVAWLEGAGVVGSDKLGLLTVPPANALILKGAWSYSYTPTGESRPASVAVRLGLLNPGAEPWTLVGAALVDSTGEQVELAQWQEAPIPANGAGAVVVGIEGKPVQLGCPCKLKLWEAGGPRTVTLENVTFPEGKAKGP
- a CDS encoding serine/threonine protein kinase, which encodes MGLTLRHPNIGDMIGDYKIVGFLGAGGLGIVYKVERGGSFFALKLLLVSTLDGRGKREIGILIHLENPGVVRYVGSDFWPDPVIGHPYIVMEFVPGDTLFAFAYSQNPSARKATRIVLEVAVTLGEVHAAGVFHRDVKPENILIREGSERPILIDFGIGSLVSAPTVTGSQLPPGTEEFRSPEQIRFKRANPDGAGQYEYSTADEMWALGVAYYWLLTDELPFGEATDPGGLDGLRERILTHRPYAPHVVNPRVPLAASLLCMRMLAERPEDRFPLVATLCSALNESLSNAENDATWDPPLGDPDDPQLTTTVGDPERQEASEQRRAFLRLRKQRPRRGRPLPKRDRVFLLPEQMAGPPPPAAAAAAHPDEIPRVDAPGAAPPPAEREVPVPSAPVPPARELEPAAAAPQPRRAAWRLGLAGAVLLVSVVVLSVGANLGGPGSSNRTSEARPELPLPSTSPATSATDAGVRGREVASDAKALESLPGGDAAPVGAQLPASTANAMLRTSAHTPKNETPKTQTQGAGFRLPVKPAAVAVCALLDGGCTAPASQVRNEPPAITCPQDWRKTHERFNVTGRDETATVKGYKGEAGEAARVKDGPATLQTGIYGFVGNLPAGSLLLGQWKLGDNRLFGTFTEAKIPGVGTLPVCLVAGLDGNTLYMDEHGKRFECPPGFGVCLTPGSTPGNAKTPTRVFLIEPVGQP
- a CDS encoding DUF5953 family protein; protein product: MRPARAVPTSTQGAEAAVCRSRPHREPPRHWAPPGALQVRASLFPAAREGGCVQPDAPLDLDNPAHLDALKRAYERFPEIGGRSARALCPDSLHDHQGKCYLPAFSAKPSPPFRSSHSHRVSCRVSSLKFFDTLSGHGRIAAPFLDDSNASYNLDL
- a CDS encoding helix-turn-helix domain-containing protein; the encoded protein is MKRKPGKTTEAERERARTELSIQIGKAAREARLKLKLTQADVAERVNLSGEVYGKLERGAMLPSAPTLIKLRTALGVSADYLMGLAADAHPEGLRVAPATDEEMSPEVRRLLRLMRTMDDEQLDILKGTAAGFVRLKKRREQPPTA
- a CDS encoding helix-turn-helix domain-containing protein, translating into MEDDLLQKRLGEAARTAREGLGLTQAQVADAAKMSPAVYGRIERGGMMPSVPALRRLAVALGVSPAVLLDMSAREVPTTDKDLSPETRKAVGLMRTWPESKVAVGVGLLRVLDAAPMREK
- a CDS encoding protein kinase domain-containing protein, giving the protein MADSSGPRLIFEFEGFKYEVYDTQVQNRDYDTLLLAWRKPISESGGRRSRVILKPVQVPSDRERSERVWEEVQIASHLEHPGIAKVYGFAFHGDTSYVVMEHLRGCYLLTAMDFALLVERRLSSAFAAYVAAEVAGALAYAHGRISSEGQPMHIVHRAVGPMRIRLGFDGRVKLVNFGAAYSELRDRLKTPPGLLRGDPAYCAPEVLRAAMESTGGRPDPLIGGAIDGRADVFSLGLVLLEMLLAEYPLDPTDAPVEGAPVGFSFPVRAERTAQLSLDVLAYRLLRFAPSEAERRLAFAPGPLRSIVRRALQPDPRERCTAAEMREELLVYLGTVEPPVLAEEIAAELKAIFEAAARVKRLTANPIERTALSPDEQGD